In a genomic window of Kiritimatiellales bacterium:
- a CDS encoding C4-type zinc ribbon domain-containing protein: MAHPLEALLVLQEKDRKTARLRREVRDIPIRKSDIEKQLEGAKARLESAKEELKRLTAELHQIEVDAASRREKITKYKQQQMEAKNNEQYRALLSQVAVEEQEISVLEDRAIGLMEQNETAKAAVAEREAELKQEEAGVAEEIEMLEERLKEVEAEIAERINDRKHFAAGINNPPLLARYNRILTNKGDFAVVEVDKDYCTGCHMKLPPQIINDALNPAKLVACSYCGRMLINRR; this comes from the coding sequence ATGGCGCATCCGCTCGAAGCACTGCTGGTCCTGCAGGAAAAGGATCGTAAAACTGCCCGTCTCCGCCGCGAAGTACGAGACATTCCGATTCGAAAATCGGACATTGAAAAACAGCTCGAAGGTGCAAAAGCCAGACTCGAATCCGCCAAAGAAGAGCTGAAACGACTGACTGCCGAACTGCATCAGATTGAAGTTGACGCTGCCTCCCGGCGCGAAAAAATCACGAAATATAAGCAACAGCAGATGGAAGCCAAGAATAATGAGCAGTATCGTGCGCTGCTCAGTCAGGTAGCCGTTGAGGAACAGGAGATCTCTGTACTGGAAGACCGCGCGATCGGACTCATGGAGCAGAACGAAACGGCCAAAGCCGCCGTAGCCGAACGCGAAGCGGAGCTGAAACAAGAGGAAGCCGGTGTCGCAGAAGAGATTGAGATGCTCGAGGAGCGGTTAAAAGAGGTTGAAGCAGAGATTGCTGAACGGATCAATGACCGCAAACATTTTGCCGCCGGGATAAACAACCCGCCGCTGCTTGCCCGGTATAACCGCATTCTTACCAATAAAGGTGATTTTGCCGTCGTCGAAGTGGATAAAGACTATTGTACCGGCTGCCATATGAAACTGCCGCCGCAGATCATCAACGATGCACTGAATCCCGCCAAGCTGGTTGCCTGCAGTTATTGCGGACGTATGCTGATTAACCGGCGCTGA
- a CDS encoding amidohydrolase, translating into MSILIQQVELDGAPVDVLIDGCRFKTIGACAGMSAGTVIDGRGFAILPTFHNAHTHAAMTLMRSYADDLELFTWLNEYIWPLEATLTEEDIYNGARLACLEMIKSGTTFFNDMYWYFHGTARAVEEMGLRAALSNVLIDAGNPQKTAEAIALVRRLYEEHRQYSDRIIFQLGPHAIYTASKKLLRWCAEFAGENDLPIHTHLSETEKEVRDCMVHTGMRPPEYLDSIGVLSPRMTAAHCIWLLPAEMDLLAARGVKALHCPVSNMKLASGKFRFSDAVRAGIRIAIGTDGCSSNNSLDMRAEIKTAALLEKHFTGNPTALNAQDAWYAGTRAGAGIFGLDSGRIAEGALADCMLADLNNERLAPGYHLIDDMVYSAGSSCIDTVICNGKILMQRRHVAGEEEIIAKGREYRKKLKR; encoded by the coding sequence ATGAGCATTCTGATTCAGCAGGTTGAGTTGGACGGCGCGCCGGTGGATGTATTGATTGACGGCTGCCGGTTTAAAACAATCGGCGCGTGCGCCGGTATGTCAGCCGGTACAGTTATTGACGGCCGCGGCTTTGCAATTCTGCCGACGTTCCACAACGCGCACACGCACGCAGCAATGACGCTGATGCGCAGTTACGCCGACGATCTCGAGCTGTTTACCTGGCTGAATGAGTATATCTGGCCGCTCGAAGCAACGCTGACGGAAGAGGATATTTACAACGGCGCACGGCTGGCGTGTCTGGAAATGATTAAATCCGGCACGACATTTTTTAATGATATGTACTGGTATTTTCACGGCACGGCGCGCGCGGTGGAAGAGATGGGCCTGCGCGCCGCACTGTCGAATGTATTAATTGACGCCGGCAATCCGCAAAAAACCGCAGAGGCAATTGCGCTGGTGCGCCGGCTGTATGAAGAGCACCGGCAGTACAGCGACCGCATTATTTTTCAGCTCGGCCCGCATGCCATCTACACCGCATCAAAAAAACTGCTGCGCTGGTGCGCCGAATTTGCCGGAGAAAACGACCTGCCGATTCATACGCATCTGTCCGAAACTGAAAAAGAGGTGCGGGATTGTATGGTGCACACCGGCATGCGCCCGCCGGAATATCTGGACTCCATCGGCGTTCTCTCACCGCGCATGACAGCGGCGCACTGCATCTGGCTGTTGCCGGCGGAAATGGATCTGCTGGCTGCGCGCGGTGTGAAAGCGTTGCACTGTCCTGTTTCAAACATGAAACTTGCATCGGGCAAATTCCGGTTTTCCGATGCAGTGCGCGCCGGCATCCGGATTGCTATCGGAACCGACGGATGCTCATCGAATAACTCGTTGGATATGCGCGCCGAAATAAAGACGGCGGCGCTGCTTGAAAAACATTTTACGGGCAATCCCACTGCGCTGAACGCACAGGACGCGTGGTACGCCGGAACCCGCGCCGGCGCCGGAATTTTCGGACTCGACAGCGGACGCATTGCCGAAGGCGCACTCGCCGATTGCATGCTGGCTGATTTGAATAACGAACGGCTCGCGCCGGGATATCATCTGATCGACGATATGGTCTACAGTGCCGGCAGCAGCTGTATTGACACGGTGATTTGCAACGGAAAAATTTTGATGCAGCGCCGGCATGTTGCCGGCGAAGAAGAAATTATCGCCAAAGGTCGCGAATACCGGAAAAAATTAAAGCGCTGA
- a CDS encoding helix-turn-helix transcriptional regulator, with protein sequence MKQRETNFDAYLNKRLADEDFFNRFERAGEAWDVALQIAELREEAGLSQAELAEMLHTSQQQISRLESPAYKGHSLSMLRRVAQALNADLKITFERNFDSPVLAEKPTFSYKTKKK encoded by the coding sequence ATGAAACAACGTGAAACAAATTTTGATGCATATCTGAACAAACGTTTAGCAGATGAAGATTTTTTCAACCGCTTCGAACGTGCCGGTGAAGCGTGGGATGTCGCGCTTCAAATTGCTGAACTGAGAGAAGAAGCCGGACTTTCTCAAGCCGAATTGGCGGAAATGCTGCACACATCACAGCAGCAAATCAGCCGGTTGGAATCACCGGCATATAAGGGACATTCTCTGAGCATGCTGCGGCGCGTTGCACAGGCATTGAATGCAGATTTAAAAATAACGTTTGAGCGGAATTTTGACTCACCCGTTCTGGCAGAAAAACCTACGTTTTCTTATAAGACAAAGAAAAAATGA
- a CDS encoding type II toxin-antitoxin system RelE/ParE family toxin, translated as MQFSVEFYVSENGRTPVREFLDELEISDPCDFAAVMAGLAKLRHCQYHRPPLSKSLGNELFELRHVGKLNIRVLYFFMRGQRIIAVHGIRNKGTSIPARDLQTAAGRRKDWVKRNETT; from the coding sequence ATGCAATTCAGCGTAGAGTTTTATGTGTCAGAAAACGGAAGAACTCCGGTTCGTGAATTTCTGGATGAATTGGAAATAAGCGATCCCTGTGATTTTGCTGCAGTGATGGCAGGGTTGGCAAAATTGCGTCACTGTCAATATCACCGCCCTCCGCTTTCGAAGTCGCTGGGCAATGAGTTGTTTGAGTTGCGGCATGTTGGAAAATTAAATATCCGCGTTCTGTATTTTTTCATGCGCGGACAAAGAATTATCGCGGTACACGGAATCCGTAATAAAGGCACATCGATTCCTGCACGCGATTTGCAAACGGCAGCCGGGCGAAGGAAAGACTGGGTCAAACGGAATGAAACAACGTGA
- a CDS encoding aspartate ammonia-lyase has protein sequence MRTEKDSFGELQVPDDAMYGAHTCRSIANFNMAGEPLPVELIYAMVQLKQACAAANAELGLLSPEKAVAIAGACGDVLSGRFDDQFPIDLFQAGSGTSSNMNVNEVLANLAAESLAGARGDRKTVHPNDDVNRGQSTNNIFPSAIRVAAVQRCGALFQALDELIEALNKKADEFSGVWKAGRTHLQDAVPVTLGQEFAAWAHALRKAERRVACTCMDLLELGVGGNAIGTGVNTPAAFREKIISALNQATGQEYRVATNGIEITQFLSDMGAFSGALKLLALDINKIVNDLRLISSGPNTGLGEINLPAVEPGSSIMPGKINPGICEAANMACLQVVGNDAAVAAGCAAGQLELNTHMPLVGVNIVKSLNILIRVCAALDKKCVRGITANEAVCKNYFERSAGLPTILNPVLGYDRVAELVKESLATGKTLTELVREKNLLPEKEFAALLANSNRPQD, from the coding sequence ATGAGAACAGAAAAAGATTCTTTCGGCGAACTTCAGGTTCCGGACGATGCGATGTACGGCGCGCATACCTGCCGGTCGATTGCGAATTTTAATATGGCGGGCGAGCCGCTGCCTGTCGAATTGATTTACGCGATGGTTCAGTTGAAGCAGGCGTGTGCGGCGGCCAATGCGGAGCTCGGTCTCCTGTCACCTGAAAAAGCAGTGGCGATTGCCGGCGCGTGCGGCGATGTGCTGAGCGGCAGGTTTGACGATCAGTTTCCAATCGATCTGTTTCAGGCGGGTTCCGGCACGTCCAGTAACATGAATGTAAACGAAGTGCTGGCGAATCTGGCAGCGGAATCGCTTGCCGGTGCGCGCGGCGACCGCAAAACGGTTCATCCGAACGACGATGTAAACAGGGGCCAGTCGACGAACAATATATTTCCGTCGGCAATTCGTGTCGCGGCGGTGCAGCGCTGCGGCGCACTGTTTCAGGCGCTGGACGAGCTGATTGAGGCGCTGAATAAAAAAGCGGATGAATTTTCTGGTGTCTGGAAAGCCGGCCGCACGCATCTGCAGGATGCGGTGCCGGTAACGCTCGGACAGGAATTTGCGGCATGGGCGCATGCGTTGCGTAAAGCGGAACGGCGCGTGGCATGTACGTGCATGGATCTGCTTGAACTGGGAGTCGGCGGCAACGCAATCGGCACCGGTGTAAATACCCCGGCGGCCTTTCGCGAAAAAATTATCAGTGCATTGAATCAGGCCACCGGACAGGAATATCGCGTCGCCACGAACGGTATTGAAATTACGCAGTTCCTTTCCGATATGGGCGCATTTTCCGGCGCATTGAAACTGCTGGCGCTGGATATTAATAAAATTGTGAACGACCTGCGTCTGATCAGCTCCGGCCCGAATACCGGACTCGGCGAGATTAATCTGCCGGCAGTGGAACCGGGCTCATCAATTATGCCCGGCAAAATTAATCCGGGCATTTGCGAAGCTGCGAATATGGCCTGCCTCCAGGTGGTCGGCAACGATGCGGCGGTAGCCGCAGGATGCGCCGCCGGTCAGCTTGAATTAAATACGCACATGCCGCTCGTCGGCGTGAATATTGTTAAGTCGTTAAACATTCTGATCCGCGTCTGCGCGGCGCTGGACAAAAAATGCGTGCGCGGAATCACGGCGAATGAAGCGGTCTGTAAAAATTACTTCGAGCGCAGTGCCGGGCTGCCGACAATTTTAAACCCGGTTCTCGGCTATGATCGTGTGGCAGAACTTGTAAAAGAGAGTCTTGCCACGGGCAAAACGCTGACGGAGCTCGTCCGCGAAAAAAACCTGCTGCCGGAAAAAGAATTCGCCGCCCTGCTCGCAAATTCAAATCGTCCGCAAGACTAA
- a CDS encoding nucleotidyltransferase substrate binding protein: MNANKKVGVARRRHPPHEYKTETFNFPTHVVFYAAMKEEQDIRWKQRFRNFDRAFVLLRGALEEADVGEFNPLEQEGLVQRFEYTFELAWKTAKDYLIENGATFLEITPRSVIKEAFAAGIIKDGDVFMKMMLDRNLMSHCYDFAKFLEVIGRVKTDYLPALGELHDFFLGKII, from the coding sequence ATGAACGCGAATAAAAAGGTAGGGGTGGCGCGCCGTCGTCATCCGCCGCACGAATACAAAACAGAGACTTTTAATTTTCCGACGCATGTGGTATTCTATGCCGCAATGAAAGAAGAACAGGATATTCGGTGGAAACAACGGTTCCGGAATTTTGACAGAGCATTTGTGCTTTTGCGCGGTGCGCTGGAAGAAGCGGACGTCGGCGAATTTAATCCGCTGGAGCAGGAAGGACTCGTTCAGCGGTTTGAATACACGTTCGAACTCGCGTGGAAAACCGCCAAAGATTACCTGATTGAAAATGGCGCGACATTTCTGGAAATCACTCCGCGCAGTGTAATCAAAGAGGCATTCGCCGCCGGAATTATCAAAGACGGCGATGTGTTTATGAAAATGATGCTCGACCGCAATCTGATGTCGCACTGCTACGACTTTGCAAAATTTTTAGAAGTCATCGGTCGCGTAAAAACAGATTATCTGCCGGCGCTCGGTGAACTGCACGATTTCTTTCTTGGAAAAATAATATGA
- a CDS encoding nucleotidyltransferase domain-containing protein, translating to MTAGLDEKTATLIRTVLKKFPAVERAVLFGSRAKGMHAANSDIDIAFFGEIDSQLAEQISLDLNELPLPQKFDVQPYAGIKNPALKDHIDRIGITVYER from the coding sequence ATGACCGCCGGACTGGACGAAAAAACTGCAACGTTGATCCGCACCGTTCTCAAAAAATTTCCGGCGGTTGAGCGCGCCGTGCTTTTCGGCTCACGTGCTAAAGGAATGCACGCCGCTAATTCCGACATCGACATCGCGTTTTTCGGCGAAATTGATTCACAACTGGCAGAACAAATCAGCCTCGATTTAAACGAACTCCCATTGCCGCAGAAATTCGACGTTCAACCTTATGCCGGAATAAAAAATCCGGCGCTCAAAGATCATATCGACCGCATCGGAATTACCGTTTATGAGCGGTGA